The stretch of DNA TTCTAAAAAAGCAATGAGCTTATCTTTGTCTTTTAGCCGCCCTTCCCTGTCTTTTAGCCATTCCTCCTTGTCTTTTAGTCGTTCCTCTTTATCTTCTAATGATTTTTCTAAAAACTCAATTTTATTCTTTAGTTGTTCAATTTCTGTAGAAATTATACTATTACTAGGTTCACTCTGAGATTTTGAAATTAACATTTCTCCTTGACCGTTTAAAATCCAGTCAAAACTAATATCGGGACTATGTTTTTTAATAGCCTTAACCATTCTCATTGATAGGTTATTACTACCATTTAGGTAACTTGTATAACTTTGAGGAGTAGTGTAGCCTAGGACTTTAGCAAAACTTGTCTTGTTTAGATTTAGATAAAATCTAATCTTTTCAATTCGTTCTCTCTCAGACATTTATCTTATTTCAGTTAAAAACCAAATAAAAAATTGACTCGAAAAGGTCTTTTAATTTTGTTTTTCCCAATTTTTTAATCTAGCTTTGTTATATCAAAGGGGAATAGGTTATGAAGTTAAAACCCCTTTAACAAGAAAAATATTAACAATAAAAACAGCCCGACAATAACAAATAGAGCAGCAAATCAACAAGACATATTAAATTAAATAACATGTAGACAAATGTAGACCATGTAGACCAATGTAGACGGGCATGTAAACAAATGTAGACAAAATGTTAAGAAAAGGCAAAGGAAAAGAAACAAAATTCAATCAGGGAATGGGGATTGAATAGGCTTGGTCGTGCCATGTGGCATTGTTTATTTCTATGGGGATAGAAACAGCAACTAGGGGGCGACCTCTGGCGATCAACTGTTAAGTGCAGGCACATCAAAAGGGTGTGCTGGTCAAATTTTGAGTGTTTCTCTAGGATCTAGTTCCTTAGCAGGAAGGACATTGCTAAAATGAGAGGGTTCGACTCCCTTTACTAGAGCAAACCAATTACAAATAAACAACGGTATACAGCGACTTACTATGCTAAGTGGTGAGGCGAAGCTATGCCCCAAATCAAGTAAATTAATATGAATACAGAGACAGACAACAACAGTAGTGCTGAGTCAGATGCTCAAGCGGCTAATTTTCATGAGCATGTAAAAAATACCTTGTCGGTATCGGCTTATAAGAATTTGCCAAAGGCTTTGGGCTATGGTAGACGAAAAACAACGATGTTATTATTAGATCCCAGTAAAATGGAACTAGAAACCATGGAGAAAATGGCGGAGTTCTTAGGGGGCAATCTGCGTACGATGATTGACCGTTATCAAATGGGGTATGATGTATTGAGCATCAGAGCATATAAAAAATTAATGAGCTAAACTAAAAAAAGTAGGCGCATGGATGAAACACTTAAGGCCCATTTGATGGACCTGATAGATCGACAAAATGAAATAATAATTCAGCAGGGAGCGAAACTGGATGCATTAGAAGAGGAGATCGAAAAAGGAGAGATCTATAAAAATAATTTTGTAACCACAAGGGAGGTGTCCCGAATTTTAGGATTAAAGCCAAGAACAATAAGGAAGTACAACTATGACGGGCTTTTGACAGGAAAGAAGCGAAAAAAAGAAGGAATGCTTTATTTCCCGTTAAAACAGGTCATGGAATAC from Aureispira anguillae encodes:
- a CDS encoding helix-turn-helix domain-containing protein, which codes for MDETLKAHLMDLIDRQNEIIIQQGAKLDALEEEIEKGEIYKNNFVTTREVSRILGLKPRTIRKYNYDGLLTGKKRKKEGMLYFPLKQVMEYRRENFKHWAFFE